The following coding sequences lie in one Labrus bergylta chromosome 13, fLabBer1.1, whole genome shotgun sequence genomic window:
- the sp5a gene encoding transcription factor Sp5a, whose translation MAAVAVLRNETLQAFLQDRTPNSSPENCKHSPLALLAATCNRIGHHHGSNPTDFLQVPYDPTLGSPSRLFHPWTNDGNHQSSLASNSTFGLSSKPQLSAHIQSSFSSHHELPLTPPADPSYPYDFSPVKMLPCSMQSLQSTCPPTYVPAVSYAAPTPIPPAMPTFVTGHSGLVHHQQQRQLSPNPGEDIPWWSLQQGNHVTHSTSLGHHRFQLQRGLVLGHTDFAQYQTQIAALLHTKSPLATARRCRRCRCPNCQSSTSSDEPGKKKQHICHIPGCGKVYGKTSHLKAHLRWHSGERPFVCNWLFCGKSFTRSDELQRHLRTHTGEKRFVCPDCCKRFMRSDHLAKHVKTHQNKKSKCHDKTLDHVKREDTRNML comes from the exons ATGGCAGCAGTGGCTGTACTGCGGAATGAAACACTCCAGGCTTTTCTCCAG GATCGCACTCCGAACTCTTCTCCAGAGAACTGTAAGCACTCTCCGCTGGCTCTCCTGGCTGCCACTTGTAACCGGATCGGGCATCACCACGGATCCAACCCCACAGATTTCCTCCAGGTTCCTTACGACCCGACCCTGGGCTCCCCATCGCGCTTATTTCACCCGTGGACTAACGACGGAAACCATCAGAGCAGCTTGGCCAGCAACTCTACTTTCGGACTATCCTCAAAGCCCCAGCTGTCTGCGCACATCCAGAGCTCGTTCAGCTCGCACCACGAACTACCCCTCACCCCTCCGGCGGACCCCTCGTACCCCTATGACTTCTCCCCCGTGAAGATGTTACCTTGCTCCATGCAGTCTCTGCAGTCCACCTGCCCTCCCACCTACGTCCCCGCTGTCAGTTACGCAGCGCCAACTCCCATCCCTCCCGCGATGCCAACTTTTGTCACAGGACACTCCGGCCTTGTgcaccaccagcagcagagaCAGTTGTCCCCAAACCCTGGAGAGGATATCCCGTGGTGGAGCCTTCAGCAGGGGAACCATGTCACCCACTCCACGTCCCTTGGTCATCATCGCTTCCAGCTGCAGAGGGGCTTGGTTCTGGGACATACGGACTTTGCGCAATACCAAACGCAGATCGCGGCTCTGCTGCACACAAAGTCCCCCCTCGCCACTGCGCGACGGTGCAGGAGGTGCAGGTGTCCGAACTGCCAGTCCTCCACGTCCAGCGACGAGCCTGGCAAGAAGAAGCAGCACATTTGTCACATACCGGGCTGCGGGAAAGTTTATGGGAAAACTTCTCACCTCAAAGCGCACCTGAGGTGGCACTCTGGGGAGCGGCCGTTTGTGTGCAACTGGCTCTTCTGTGGGAAGAGCTTCACCAGGTCGGACGAGCTGCAGAGACACCTGAGGACTCACACTGGGGAGAAGCGCTTTGTATGCCCAGACTGCTGCAAGAGGTTCATGAGGAGTGACCACTTGGCAAAACATGTGAAAACTCACCAGAACAAAAAAAGCAAGTGCCACGACAAGACACTCGACCACGTGAAAAGGGAGGACACGAGGAATATGTTGTAA
- the LOC109997102 gene encoding glutamate decarboxylase 1, whose protein sequence is MAASAPSSSSSGGEPDPNSTNLRPPGSSYDAWCGVAHGCTRKLGMKICGFLQKNNSLEERSRIVSSFKERTANMLSCDNGGGEAHFRRTETDFSNLYARDLLPAKNGEEQTMQFLLEVVEILTNYVRKTFDRSTKVLDFHHPHQLLEGMEGFNLELSDQPESLEQILVDCRDTLKYGVRTGHPRFFNQLSTGLDIVGLAGEWLTSTANTNMFTYEIAPVFVLMEQLTLKKMREIVGWSDGEGDGIFSPGGAISNMYSVMIARYKFFPEVKTKGMAAAPRLILFTSEHSHYSIKKASAALGFGTENLILLKTDERGRVIPADLEAKVIEAKQKGYVPMFVNATAGTTVYGAFDPINEIADICEKYNMWLHVDGAWGGGLLMSRKHRHKLNGVERANSVTWNPHKMMGVPLQCSAILVRERGLLQGCNSMSAGYLFQPDKQYDVTYDTGDKAIQCGRHVDIFKFWLMWKSKGTVGFEQHIDKCLDLSAYLYNTIKNRDGYEMVFDGEPQHTNVCFWYLPPSLRGLPDGEEKRERLHKVAPKIKAMMMESGTTMVGYQPQGDKVNFFRMVISNTAATRSDIDFLIEELERLGNDL, encoded by the exons ATGGCGGCGtctgcaccctcctcctcctcctctggcgGCGAACCGGATCCAAACTCGACAAATTTACGACCACCGGGCTCAA GCTATGATGCTTGGTGTGGAGTTGCCCATGGATGTACTAGAAAATTGGGAATGAAAATATGTG GATTTTTGCAGAAGAACAACAGTCTTGAGGAGAGGAGCAGGATTGTGAGTTCCTTCAAGGAGCGCACAGCCAACATGCTCTCCTGCGATAACGGAGGCGGGGAGGCGCATTTCAGACGCACAGAGACCGATTTCTCCAACCTGTATGCCAGAG atctgTTGCCTGCTAAAAATGGAGAGGAGCAGACCATGCAGTTCTTGCTGGAAGTTGTGGAAATCCTTACCAACTACGTTCGGAAGACTTTTGATAGATCCACAAAGGTCCTGGACTTCCACCACCCTCACCAGCTGCTGGAGGGCATGGAGGGCTTCAACCTGGAGCTGTCCGACCAGCCCGAGTCCCTTGAGCAGATCCTGGTGGACTGCAGGGACACCCTGAAGTACGgagtgaggacag GACATCCCAGGTTCTTTAACCAGCTGTCCACTGGATTAGACATTGTTGGGTTGGCAGGAGAGTGGCTGACCTCCACAGCCAACACTAACAT GTTTACCTACGAGATCGCGCCTGTCTTTGTCCTCATGGAGCAGCTTACACTGAAGAAGATGAGAGAGATCGTTGGCTGGAGTGATGGAGAGGGTGATGGAATATTTTCTCCAG GAGGAGCAATCTCCAACATGTACAGCGTGATGATTGCAAGATACAAATTCTTCCCTGAAGTAAAGACCAAAGGCATGGCCGCCGCACCGCGACTGATCCTCTTCACCTCAGAGCAT AGCCACTACTCAATCAAGAAAGCCAGTGCAGCTCTGGGATTCGGGACAGAAAACCTGATTCTCCTCAAAACGGATGAAAG AGGAAGAGTCATTCCTGCGGATTTGGAAGCTAAAGTAATAGAAGCCAAGCAGAAG gggtaTGTTCCCATGTTTGTGAATGCCACGGCTGGTACCACCGTCTATGGAGCCTTTGATCCCATCAATGAAATTGCAGACATCTGCGAAAAGTACAACATGTGGCTTCATGTGGAT GGTGCATGGGGGGGAGGTCTGCTCATGTCCAGGAAACACAGGCACAAGCTAAATGGAGTCGAGAG GGCCAACTCAGTCACCTGGAACCCCCATAAAATGATGGGAGTGCCTCTGCAGTGCTCTGCCATCCTGgtcagagagagg GGGTTATTGCAAGGCTGCAACTCCATGAGTGCCGGGTACCTCTTCCAGCCAGATAAACAGTATGATGTCACATATGACACAGGCGACAAGGCCATTCAGTGTGGACGCCATGTTGACATCTTCAAGTTCTGGCTCATGTGGAAGTCAAAG GGAACTGTGGGATTTGAACAACATATCGACAAGTGCCTGGATCTGTCAGCATACCTCTACAATACAATCAAAAACAGAGACGGCTATGAGATGGTGTTTGATGGAGAG CCGCAGCACACTAATGTGTGTTTCTGGTATCTTCCACCGAGTCTGCGCGGCTTGCCTGATGGcgaagagaagagggagaggttGCACAAG GTAGCACCAAAGATCAAGGCGATGATGATGGAGTCAGGGACGACGATGGTGGGTTACCAGCCTCAAGGAGACAAGGTGAACTTCTTCCGCATGGTCATCTCCAACACCGCCGCTACCAGGTCAGACATTGACTTCCTGATCGAAGAGCTGGAACGACTGGGGAATGACTTGTAA
- the LOC109997098 gene encoding Golgi reassembly-stacking protein 2 isoform X2, translating to MHHSGSGGNQEPREKQRTANGHDPEENGVLLTQLATWINKKTTKRNMGGSQSVEIPGGGTEGYHVLRVQENSPGHRAGLEPFFDFIISICDTRLNKDNDTLKELLKINVERPITMLLYSSKTLAVRETTVTPSTMWGGQGLLGVSIRFCSFEGANENVWHVLEVEPNSPAAMAGLRAHTDYIIGADTVMNESEDLFSVVETYGGKELKLYVYNTDTDNCREVVITPNCDWGGEGSLGCGIGYGYLHRIPTAPFSEGKTISFPSQTPTSPAPPPKDGFTEVHLSAVVPTTPVSVSTNSTGLEQSLTGLSVTSDLTSVISSLQTGDHTVPAFSQVPSSQSFPSSVDPASPQQGLMPLPGGIPAFPNLHNLNMTLPDVGHVLTSGGSGLQHAGLPPFALPGGFPGIALPPSDFIHPPITSNAAPAVTQDTTSPSTLIMNNLLTKTPIPSSVTTCESINITMTADSS from the exons ATGCACCACAGCGGAAGTGGTGGAAACCAGGAACCACGGGAGAAACAGCGCACTGCGAACGGGCATGACCCGGAGGAGAACGGTGTCCTGCTAACGCAGCTAGCCACCtggataaataaaaagacaacaaagagaaacatgGGAGGGTCTCAGAGCGTCGAGATACCAGGTGGAGGAACGGAGGGGTACCACGTCTTAAGA GTGCAAGAGAACTCCCCCGGTCACCGTGCAGGGCTGGAGCCATTCTTTGATTTTATCATTTCCATTTGTGACACTAGACTT AACAAGGATAATGACACTCTCAAAGAGTTGTTGAAGATAAACGTGGAGAGGCCCATCACCATGCTGTTGTACAGCAGCAAGACGCTGGCAGTGAGGGAGACCACCGTCACACCCAGCACCATGTGGGGCGGACAGGGGCTTCTGGGAGTCAGCATCCGCTTCTGCAGCTTTGAAGGAGCCAATGAAAATGTTTGGCATGTTCTG GAAGTGGAGCCAAACTCTCCTGCAGCCATGGCTGGTTTAAGGGCCCACACAGACTACATCATAGGAGCAGACACTGTCATGAACGAG AGTGAAGATCTCTTCTCCGTCGTTGAAACCTACGGGGGGAAGGAGTTGAAACTTTACGtttacaacacagacacagacaactGCCGCGAGGTGGTCATCACGCCTAACTGTGACTGGGGCGGAGAGGGCAG TCTAGGATGTGGGATTGGCTATGGCTACCTGCACAGGATACCTACAGCGCCATTTTCAGAGGGGAAGACGATCAGTTTCCCTTCACAGACTCCCACTTCACCAGCTCCTCCACCTAAAGACGGCTTCACAGAG GTCCACCTGTCTGCTGTCGTTCCAACCACTCCAGTGTCTGTGTCTACTAACTCAACTGGTTTAGAGCAGTCTCTCACTGGATTatctgtgacctctgacctgacCTCTGTCATTAGCAGTCTACAGACAG GAGATCATACTGTCCCAGCGTTCAGTCAAGTCCCCTCATCACAAAGTTTCCCCTCCTCTGTTGACCCTGCGTCCCCACAACAAG GTTTAATGCCCCTACCTGGAGGTATACCAGCCTTTCCTAATTTACACAATCTCAACATGACCTTGCCAGATGTGGGTCATGTATTAACATCTGGAGGGAGTGGATTACAACATGCAG GTCTTCCACCTTTTGCCCTGCCTGGTGGGTTCCCCGGTATAGCACTACCCCCATCTGACTTTATTCATCCCCCCATCACTTCTAATGCTGCTCCTGCTGTCACACAGGATACCACGTCTCCCTCCACCCTCATAATGAACAATTTACTGACTAAAACCCCTATCCCATCTTCAGTGACCACCTGTGAATCCATAAATATCACAATGACTGCAGACTCCTCTTAG
- the LOC109997098 gene encoding Golgi reassembly-stacking protein 2 isoform X1, whose translation MHHSGSGGNQEPREKQRTANGHDPEENGVLLTQLATWINKKTTKRNMGGSQSVEIPGGGTEGYHVLRVQENSPGHRAGLEPFFDFIISICDTRLNKDNDTLKELLKINVERPITMLLYSSKTLAVRETTVTPSTMWGGQGLLGVSIRFCSFEGANENVWHVLEVEPNSPAAMAGLRAHTDYIIGADTVMNESEDLFSVVETYGGKELKLYVYNTDTDNCREVVITPNCDWGGEGSLGCGIGYGYLHRIPTAPFSEGKTISFPSQTPTSPAPPPKDGFTEQVHLSAVVPTTPVSVSTNSTGLEQSLTGLSVTSDLTSVISSLQTGDHTVPAFSQVPSSQSFPSSVDPASPQQGLMPLPGGIPAFPNLHNLNMTLPDVGHVLTSGGSGLQHAGLPPFALPGGFPGIALPPSDFIHPPITSNAAPAVTQDTTSPSTLIMNNLLTKTPIPSSVTTCESINITMTADSS comes from the exons ATGCACCACAGCGGAAGTGGTGGAAACCAGGAACCACGGGAGAAACAGCGCACTGCGAACGGGCATGACCCGGAGGAGAACGGTGTCCTGCTAACGCAGCTAGCCACCtggataaataaaaagacaacaaagagaaacatgGGAGGGTCTCAGAGCGTCGAGATACCAGGTGGAGGAACGGAGGGGTACCACGTCTTAAGA GTGCAAGAGAACTCCCCCGGTCACCGTGCAGGGCTGGAGCCATTCTTTGATTTTATCATTTCCATTTGTGACACTAGACTT AACAAGGATAATGACACTCTCAAAGAGTTGTTGAAGATAAACGTGGAGAGGCCCATCACCATGCTGTTGTACAGCAGCAAGACGCTGGCAGTGAGGGAGACCACCGTCACACCCAGCACCATGTGGGGCGGACAGGGGCTTCTGGGAGTCAGCATCCGCTTCTGCAGCTTTGAAGGAGCCAATGAAAATGTTTGGCATGTTCTG GAAGTGGAGCCAAACTCTCCTGCAGCCATGGCTGGTTTAAGGGCCCACACAGACTACATCATAGGAGCAGACACTGTCATGAACGAG AGTGAAGATCTCTTCTCCGTCGTTGAAACCTACGGGGGGAAGGAGTTGAAACTTTACGtttacaacacagacacagacaactGCCGCGAGGTGGTCATCACGCCTAACTGTGACTGGGGCGGAGAGGGCAG TCTAGGATGTGGGATTGGCTATGGCTACCTGCACAGGATACCTACAGCGCCATTTTCAGAGGGGAAGACGATCAGTTTCCCTTCACAGACTCCCACTTCACCAGCTCCTCCACCTAAAGACGGCTTCACAGAG CAGGTCCACCTGTCTGCTGTCGTTCCAACCACTCCAGTGTCTGTGTCTACTAACTCAACTGGTTTAGAGCAGTCTCTCACTGGATTatctgtgacctctgacctgacCTCTGTCATTAGCAGTCTACAGACAG GAGATCATACTGTCCCAGCGTTCAGTCAAGTCCCCTCATCACAAAGTTTCCCCTCCTCTGTTGACCCTGCGTCCCCACAACAAG GTTTAATGCCCCTACCTGGAGGTATACCAGCCTTTCCTAATTTACACAATCTCAACATGACCTTGCCAGATGTGGGTCATGTATTAACATCTGGAGGGAGTGGATTACAACATGCAG GTCTTCCACCTTTTGCCCTGCCTGGTGGGTTCCCCGGTATAGCACTACCCCCATCTGACTTTATTCATCCCCCCATCACTTCTAATGCTGCTCCTGCTGTCACACAGGATACCACGTCTCCCTCCACCCTCATAATGAACAATTTACTGACTAAAACCCCTATCCCATCTTCAGTGACCACCTGTGAATCCATAAATATCACAATGACTGCAGACTCCTCTTAG